In Triticum aestivum cultivar Chinese Spring chromosome 5B, IWGSC CS RefSeq v2.1, whole genome shotgun sequence, the following proteins share a genomic window:
- the LOC123112447 gene encoding cinnamoyl-CoA reductase 1, translating into MNNKFFPIVDVRDVTDALLLLYNKAGPSERYICSLDQMDLKDLLAIMKNMYPSYTYADKMVDVDFNVGVTSDKLKNLGWKPRKMEETLVDCIESYEKAGLLGVTDDEPCRLPFIYRMPPIQE; encoded by the exons ATGAACAACAAGTTCTTTCCCATCGTAGACGTTCGCGATGTTACCGACGCATTGCTCCTGTTGTACAACAAGGCAGGGCCATCTGAGAGATACATATGCTCACTGGACCAAATGGACCTAAAGGATTTGCTGGCAATCATGAAGAACATGTACCCTAGCTACACTTATGCAGACAA GATGGTTGATGTGGACTTTAACGTCGGAGTCACTTCGGACAAGCTGAAGAATTTAGGGTGGAAACCAAGGAAGATGGAGGAGACACTCGTGGATTGTATCGAGTCCTACGAAAAAGCAGGGCTTCTTGGGGTTACAGACGACGAACCATGTCGGCTTCCATTCATCTACCGAATGCCGCCTATCCAGGAATGA
- the LOC123112448 gene encoding cinnamoyl-CoA reductase 1 — protein sequence MATSSPAPPRVCVTGGNGFIGSWLVKLLLSRGYAVHATVRDPRDPKNAFLTELDGAPANLRLFKADMLDCDTVAAAFAGCEGVFHVATPVPDQKMVDPQKEMMEPAVKGTMNVLKACSATKVHKLIVVSSIATNIFNPDWPRDKIKDESCWSDKEFCRQTENWYSLAKTEAEEMALEYGEKNGLHVVALCPGLVFGPLLQHVAVNTSSKVLVYMTNGGPDTMNNKFFPIVDVRDVADALLLLYNKAGPSERYICSLDQMDLKDLLAIMKNMYPSYTYADKMVDVDFNVGVTSDKLNNLGWKPRKMEETLVDCIESYEKAGLLGVTDEEPCRLPFIYRMPPIQE from the exons ATGGCGACGTcgtccccggcgccgccccgcgtgTGCGTCACCGGCGGCAACGGGTTCATAGGCTCGTGGCTCGTCAAGCTGCTCCTCTCCCGCGGCTACGCCGTCCACGCCACCGTCCGCGACCCAC GTGATCCGAAGAACGCGTTCCTGACGGAGCTGGACGGAGCCCCGGCGAACCTGCGGCTGTTCAAGGCGGACATGCTCGACTGCGACACGGTCGCGGCCGCGTTCGCCGGCTGCGAGGGCGTCTTCCATGTCGCCACTCCAGTGCCCGACCAAAAGATGGTTGATCCACAG AAAGAGATGATGGAACCTGCTGTCAAGGGCACCATGAATGTGCTCAAGGCCTGCTCAGCTACGAAAGTTCATAAACTCATTGTGGTCTCGTCCATCGCCACTAATATCTTCAACCCGGACTGGCCTCGAGATAAAATCAAAGACGAGAGCTGCTGGTCAGACAAGGAGTTCTGCAGACAGACTGAG AACTGGTACTCTCTTGCAAAGACTGAAGCCGAGGAGATGGCCCTGGAATACGGAGAGAAGAACGGGCTGCACGTCGTCGCACTTTGCCCTGGTCTGGTCTTCGGCCCTCTGTTGCAGCATGTGGCGGTTAATACCAGCAGCAAGGTCCTCGTCTACATG ACAAATG GAGGCCCTGACACGATGAACAACAAGTTCTTTCCCATCGTAGACGTTCGCGATGTTGCCGACGCATTGCTCCTGTTGTACAACAAGGCAGGGCCATCTGAGAGATACATATGCTCACTGGACCAAATGGACCTAAAGGATTTGCTGGCAATCATGAAGAACATGTACCCTAGCTACACTTATGCAGACAA GATGGTTGATGTGGACTTTAACGTCGGAGTCACTTCGGACAAGCTGAACAATTTAGGGTGGAAACCAAGGAAGATGGAGGAGACACTCGTGGATTGTATCGAGTCCTATGAAAAAGCAGGGCTTCTTGGGGTTACAGACGAAGAACCATGCCGGCTTCCATTCATCTACCGAATGCCGCCTATCCAGGAATGA